TCTGAAATTTGTAGccagaaaaaaatcattttgttcaaaaACCTAAATATGTGGTTCaaatttttgttggaaaaaaacatCCCCCGTGCCTTGTAATTTCCAAGTAAATGTCCAAAATCCGTAGAACATAAAAAACGAGGTCAAGCAAGATCCCAAAAGACATGTCATGAGTGTCCCCTCACATTGTTTGTCACTGGTGACTTTATGATAAACCGCGTGGGTTCCACCATTGATCGATCTTCCGAGCACCAActatctccattttttttcttcctgacCAGGtcttcttttaatgttttttctatcaaCCAACATCACCAACATATCTCGATCCCTTTATAAATATCTTGCAAGGAATGAGCGTGTCCATGGAGCAACCTTTCCACTTTTATATTGAGAATTGCAAGCTttagtactactactactaatacTACACACTAGTGACTAAAAACTACAGACAGCCAGCATCATACCATGGCTGAAATGGCATTAAAGCTTGATCTTCCAGGCTTCCGTTTCCACCCAACTGAAGAGGAACTTCTTGATTTCTaccttaaaaatatagtttttggtaaaaaaatgcGTCTTGATGTTATTGGCTACCTCAACATCTATCGTCATGATCCTTGGGACTTGCCTGGTACGTATACATATATATTGCTCACTcccttttaataattttagttcaTGTTACAACGCAGTTAGCTTAATCATGCATGCTTACATCAATGTTAATGTTGTTGTGGTATAGGATTGTCAAATGTTGGGGAAAGGGAGTGGTATTTTTTTGTGCCTAGAGACAGGAAGCATGGTAGTGGAGGAAGGCCTAATAGGACTACTCAAAATGGGTTTTGGAAAGCCACTGGTTCTGACCGGAAAATTGTGAGCTTATCGGACCCAAAAAGGATGATCGGATTGAGAAAGACTCTTGTTTTCTATAAGGGAAGAGCACCAAGAGGGAACAAGACTGATTGGGTCATGAACGAGTATCGCCTGCCTGAATATTCATGCCCCTTGCCCAAGGTACTTATCATATACATTAATCtcagctttgatttttttattaactcttGATTGAATGAAGTGTTTgtgttatttcttatttttttgggggggagataagttagttttaaattatttttacttataatCACTATCACttgttaatttaaaagaaaaggccaaAGGAAAATAGAACTAATTAAAAAGACCTTCACATAGTTGTTAGGCTAATTCTGATTTCCTAGGCATGAATGTGGCCAAGAAACCTCCCACAGTTGTTGTTGGTTTCAAAGAATCAACATCTCACTGCAATGAGGATTTTACCTTTTGCAAAGAAGGGACAAGATGTATTAATTAAGGTCAAGTTCTGTGTTATTTCCATGTGGAATATTGCTGTAAGCTGTAGTCAAAAGGACTTGTATCATTCAATTCCATTCTATTTTGAAGTGTTCGCTGTTTCTGAAATTTCTCAGTAACCTGATTCTTTTTtctgttgacaaagaaagatACAAAGAATGGACCCATTTTTGGAATAACTTGAGATGGTGATTCTACGCTGTGCTTGTATTAATTTTCTGACATACAATGCAGGACATAGTCTTGTGCAAGATATACAGGAAGGCAACTTCGTTGAAAGTTCTAGAGCAAAGGGCAGCaatggaagaagaaatgaagaCAATTCATGCGTCTCCATCTTCATCCCCACCACCATCATCTTTGGACACCATGTCATTTTGCAGTCAACTAGAAGATCCAGTGCCACCGATATTAATGCCTGCGCAAAatttggttttcaagaaagaaatagaagacAACAACAATATTAGATATGAAAAACCAAACGAGATTAAAAGGCCAAGTCTCCATTTACCTATGGGGAAGGACATGTTACCAGAGCTCCAAGTTCCCAGCAAATTGAGCATGGAGTGGAACCAAGATCCCATCTGGTCCCTAAATAGTCCTTGGATTCAAAATTTTGCCCATTATGCAGACATTTTGAATTTCTAATAACCCTGATTATTAAGCtcagaatttttgttttgtatataaCTGTCGTCTCACCTAGCTCAGCTAGTAACTGTCGTCTCACCTAGCTCAGCTAGTAACGTTGTTTAAGCTGAGCTGTTAAGATAGAGGCAATAACCTGGGAGTTAAATGTCTTGGAAGAACTTAGATTATCCTTGTCGATGAACAACTTAATTAAGAGCCCTGGAGAATCAATACTCAAATActctccttttttgttttgtgaaatGGTACGCTGTTACTTGTTAGATCATACCGATGGGCCGAGGTGTCGGTTCTTTATGGTGATGATTACTTGGGGTTATTACTCGGTGATATAGCTCTTCATTATCTCAATTGGACTCCACGTTCAGGTTTCAGTTTCGagcttttctgttttttaacaagaaaaggTCTCTCATCATGCGAATCTTGCCATATTATAATAGGattaacataattatattagtCTTCCTTCTCCCAATTTGACACATGACCACTTCACGACCCCAAACCTTAATAACTAacgaacttttaatttttactctCTACCATTAACCATAtatttagagaataatataaaattattattgaaatctcatttaaaaacttaaaattttaaatgaaataattatttaatataatatcagagtattattaattaaatagctACTAGTTCAAaccacattatttttatttttattaataaaaattaagcatggAATAATGTATCCCAATACAAGTTTTAAGTTCaaagagattttattttaagggtTGTGTTTTAAagaatactataaaaaaaattattgagactttacttaaaaaatttaatacctTTTTTAGTGACATGATTCTTTTGCACGATAAAGAATATTCCTTACACAATTTATCCCTATTCTAACTTCCGTGTTGGGCTGCTAAGCCTCCTTGGATTTAAAAGGATTcacaaattttttgatataaaaagggCTCATTTAgctgaatattaaaataaaaataaataaaataaaagaaattgatataaaGGTGTGTTTTGCCATTCacattttttatccaaatcaaATTGGGCAGGATGGGTCTAGTAGGCTCAGCCCggccttaattgttttttggtggATCCAACTTAACCCGCACGGATTAGGCTGGACCAGCTGGCCCAGTGACACTGGCACAAGCCAATGAACCGACTGGCCACTGTTGATGCATATGTTAATTATTCACGCATGCGTTGGACAGTGACagggtaaaattatatttccCAAGGGGGAAAAAACACGCAGCTTACTTGATGCGGGAGATTAATGACGAAGACGATGGCGAAGGTGTGCTGACTGGCCGAAGCTACTTTCTTACCCTCTGCCTCTGTTCTTTGTGCTCTTCTCCTCTGGTCTTGCTTTTCTTtgcttggtttcttttttcttctcttgttctCCCTGTCTCTCTAAGTGTCTCCCTGGTGCTGGAGCTTGATGAAGAAGACGATGGCGAAGGTGTGCTGACTGgccaaagctaaattctctccttctctgtttctgtttctgtctctgtttttgtttgtttttactgtGTCTCTGGTTTTTTTCTCTACGTCCTCCTTCCCCTGGTTTTTCACTCGTTTCCTGCCTTTTCGTTATGTATTCTGTGTTTTTCGTTCGGGTAATCGGGTTCGTTCACCTGATCTCTTCTCTCTCAGCTGTTTTTTCCGTGTATCTTTTGCGTggcctttctctggcttttataaagccagagaatgtCATGCGTTCGCCCAGCAATATGAAGCGGACTCTCAGGACCGTTACAGTTGTAATGGAGACGCATCGTGATCTGGTCTGCTGAAGAAGATGAGTGTCCtttgaaacggcgccgttttgttCCTTAACTGATATGGCGAATTTTAATTGTCCCCCTGAAGTTCTGACTTTTTGCGATTGGACCCTTATTCATGGAAAATCcccctctcatttttttaattttgcccctGGATAAAATGCAATTGGACTCCTGGATTTTAGCGTCATTTATGAAGAAGTCATTGGTTTCtgaattattcaattcaatccttaattgactctttaacttttaattagtttaaattaCCCCTGGAAAAATAAAGTAAGCTCCTTATAGTGCCCCTTTCTTTTCACTTTGTTTcttggactttaatttcttgcaattttgatCTAAATCAGGGCCAAACTTtagtatttcttcaattaagtttttccttttcactttgtttcttggactttaatttcttgcaattttgatCCAAATCAGATCCAAACTTTAgtgtttcttcaattaagtttttcttggttgcattaattaattgaatcaaagtttaattaagtcccaaaacttatttaattctttcaatgtTTGACCAAATTaccttctaaaattaatttcttttaattgaagcataaattgacttaaaaatcaatttttattgaaatcaaaCATTTCGTAAACTTAATTAATCTCTCAACAAAATCTAATTGGGTTTTTAAAAatctgattttagactttttttactcggattaaattttctttcttaacatggtcttcatcaataaaaaatatattgttaaattttaatttttgtatctttGAACTTTCTTAACTAATCTTTGAATATTTTCTAGGCattcctttatcttttttttattgctatatatatatattttttttttatatgaggatttaaaattgagtaacaacaaTATGATCAAGTTTTACTATAAGTGAGAGTTGGGGTGAGGGTTTGGCGAGTTTACCTTCTCAAATTTCAATCATTCTATCCATACCTGacatcatatgtttttttaatatattttaccttttctttttgtttatattatgtACATGAATGGAttattttatagctttttttgttttatttagaaatattaatttatagtgTTGTGGTTCGAAAAtggaattttattaatttttacattttaattatttaggaTCTCATTATGCGATTTTTTAATagagattaaaaagaaagaaaggagaaggATACTTGAGTCGGGTCAGGGACCAATGAGTCCTTTACACGATTCAAGCCTTTGGTCCAAGTATATGGGCCCCTAGAAGTGGTTGTGGGTTCTTAGACAGGCCTGATGTGGAAGTTGGGGGTAATAATTTTGAGCTTAAAAGCTTTAAACGAGTGTGAAAAGTATAAATCTAGTTTTGAATAATCTAATCCAAAATCCAGAAGAATGACATAGAAGAGCACAGTTGTAAAAAGAAACCAATCCGAGTTAGCCCGAGATAGACATTGATTACGGATTGGGAGAgtaaatttctaaattattttttaagaaaaaaaatttaaatgatattgtttgtttaatatttttttttaaaaaatttaatagttgAGGATTAGGTAAACAAATCAACTCATATTTATGATTATGTCAGCCGGGCCAGGCTTTTtgctctttctattttttttaatgcaaatcaGTACAGGCTCTAGGTTAACTAAGTCTTGGGTTAGATAAAAACTTGAAGGCATGGATAGATAAAAAAGACGTAAACGggtcatattttttatttgactcaGAAAAGGAAacgttttattttgatattttgttaggCATACAGATTACAGAAGGTTGTGACAAAATTACATGGAGTCTACCATGTCCAAGAGTCCATTTGCAAATGACTTTTGGTTGTAGCAGTCCAGATTGTTTCCATATCCAACTCCAAGCAAGTCACAGTACCTCTGGTAGAACCCAATACGATCCTCCACCTGTTGCTTCCGCCCCATACCACATTCAAGCCCACCATTGATAATGTTTGTTAACACACCATAGCCTGGAACCCGACCAGCTGCCGAATCAGCACCGGAAGGTGACCAATTCCCAGTGATGACACTGTGGCATGAGGGCTTTGGAGACTGTGCTGTCATCCAAAACCAAATTGCTGTCTTGAAGGAAATTACTGGATCGGTTGCAACAAGGTCAGGATTGTTTAATAGATCCACTCCTATAGCTTTTCCACACTGCCCGTAGTTGTAGTTCCTGTGtcatatttatcaaattaaattaacttcACTGCAAAGTTGTGCtaaataaaacacacacacacacacacacacacacttgaattctttcaatttgatttttaa
This region of Populus trichocarpa isolate Nisqually-1 chromosome 9, P.trichocarpa_v4.1, whole genome shotgun sequence genomic DNA includes:
- the LOC7474966 gene encoding NAC domain-containing protein 6, which codes for MAEMALKLDLPGFRFHPTEEELLDFYLKNIVFGKKMRLDVIGYLNIYRHDPWDLPGLSNVGEREWYFFVPRDRKHGSGGRPNRTTQNGFWKATGSDRKIVSLSDPKRMIGLRKTLVFYKGRAPRGNKTDWVMNEYRLPEYSCPLPKDIVLCKIYRKATSLKVLEQRAAMEEEMKTIHASPSSSPPPSSLDTMSFCSQLEDPVPPILMPAQNLVFKKEIEDNNNIRYEKPNEIKRPSLHLPMGKDMLPELQVPSKLSMEWNQDPIWSLNSPWIQNFAHYADILNF